Within Candidatus Hydrogenedentota bacterium, the genomic segment GCCCGTCCCATAATGCGCCGGTGCCGCAAGGGGAGAAAACGCCGATGACCAAGGTGGGCCTGATCGGACTCGGGCGCATTGCCGGCCTGCATCAACTGGGTTACGCGGACTTTCCGGATGCGCGGATCCACGCGGTTTGCGACGTGAATGCGGAACTGGCCGAAACGCGCCGCCGCCAGTGGAATGCCGCCAAGTCTTATACGGATTATCGCGCGTTGCTGAGCGACCCGGAGATTGACGCGGTCGAGATCGTCACGCCCCAGACCGTGCACGAACCGATGGTCATCGACGCGGCCGCCGCGGGCAAGCACATTGCGGTGCAGAAACCCATGACTACGAGCATGGCTGCGGCCGACCGCATGCTCGATGCCGTGCGCAACGCGGGCGTCCTGTTCAAGGTGACGGACAATTACGTCACGCACCCGCCCATCGTACTGGCGAAGCGCCTCCTTGGCGAGGGGCTCATCGGCGACCCGATTATGCTGCGCATGAAATTCGTCGGAGGGCAATGGGAAGGCGGCTGGCAGGTGCCGCCGGACACGTGGGCCTGGCGGCGCGAGGAAGTCGCGCGCGGCCGTGGTATCCAGACCTTTGACCACGGCCACCACATGTGGGCTACCGCGTGGTTCCTGATGGGTGAGATCGAGCGTGTCGTGGCGTGGATCGATTGGACCAGCGAGTTCATCGACTGTCCCGCGGTGATCATGTGGAAGTACAAAGACGCGAAACGGTACGGCACGTGCGACTACACGCAGGCTGTCGATCTCCAAATCCCGACGCGGTATTATTCGTGCGACGAATGGTTCGAGGTCACGGGCAGCCGGGGCATCCTCCTCGTGCGCCGCTGCACGGGCAATATCCTGGATGGCCCGCCGGTCAGCACGTTTACAAACGACGGCTGGAAACATTATGACGTGCCTTCCGACTGGGCGGAAGGCTTCCGCGGCGCCACGCGCAACTTCATCCGCGCGGTCCAGGGCCGCGAAACGCCGCTGCTCACGGGCCAACAGGCCC encodes:
- a CDS encoding Gfo/Idh/MocA family oxidoreductase translates to MTKVGLIGLGRIAGLHQLGYADFPDARIHAVCDVNAELAETRRRQWNAAKSYTDYRALLSDPEIDAVEIVTPQTVHEPMVIDAAAAGKHIAVQKPMTTSMAAADRMLDAVRNAGVLFKVTDNYVTHPPIVLAKRLLGEGLIGDPIMLRMKFVGGQWEGGWQVPPDTWAWRREEVARGRGIQTFDHGHHMWATAWFLMGEIERVVAWIDWTSEFIDCPAVIMWKYKDAKRYGTCDYTQAVDLQIPTRYYSCDEWFEVTGSRGILLVRRCTGNILDGPPVSTFTNDGWKHYDVPSDWAEGFRGATRNFIRAVQGRETPLLTGQQAREVLRFAFALRKSADERREIALDEIA